CCGCGTAGTTCTTCGCGGATACTCCACTCAGGACGACGCCCAATAGCTGAGCGCCGGCGCGAATCAAGCGATCGCGCGCATCGCGCACCTGGCTCACGCGGCTGACGTCGCGCCGGGTGCATAACATGACGCCGTCGGCAGATTTGGCCACCGTGAGCGCTTCGCTGGCAGACAACAGTGGCGGACAGTCGAAGACGATATAGCGGTATTGCGCGCGTAGCGCCTCTAATACGCTCTGGTAGGTGTCGATAGTGAACAGCGTGTGCGGGCTGACTGGGGATTGGCCCGCCGGCAAGACCCACACGTTTGGTATGGCGCTGGGAACAATTGCTTCTTCCAGCGATACCTTGTGCGACAAGACGTCGGCCAGGCCCGGACCGAGCGCAACTCCCAAAACTTGATGAATGTCCGGGTCACGGAGATCGGCATCGACCAACAGCGTAGGTTGATTGCTGGCCTTTGCTAGATTCGTCGCGAGTTGCGCGGCGACGCTAGTTTTTCCTTCCCGGCTCACGGCACTCGCCACGGCGAAGATTTGCAGATTCGAGGTGTCGTCATTCAGAACCAGGCTCGTGCGAAGATGCGCGATGCTTTCCTCGAATGCTGAACGCTGCCGCTCGAACCTGGCGTCGGCCCGGCGGCCGGGCAACATCGACCGAATCGGCATTTCGGTAATCTCGCCGAGCACCGGCAAACGGGCTTCGTCCTGCAACTGGTCGACGGTAGCAACACGACGCACCCGCAACTCCCATAACAATGCCAGTGCGAAGGGCAGCACAAACAGCACGCCCGCGACGCCCGCCACGAACTTGGTTTGCGTCGTCACCGGCTCGACGGGCGCAGTCGCTGAACTCAAGATCGAAACACGGGCTTCGGCGGCCTTCTCGGTCTGCAAGGCCATGATGCGATCCGCGATACGATGAAATACCTCTTCGGCGCGTTCCATCTCGTTCCGCGCAAATTCGAGATTTAGCGCCTGATCGCCATTCTTCTCCAGCTCGGCGCGCTCGGCTTGCAGCCGATCGTGCAGCAGTTGCTCCAGCATTTTTTGCTGTTTTAGTTCCTCCGTCAGCGCCTCGACCTTGTCCTTGCGCGACGCCAGCAGACCGGCTTGAATCTCCTTCGCCCCCTGCTGGCGGATTTCAGCCTTGCGCTTCGCAAGCGCGCTCGCCGTCGCTTTGTACCGTGTCGTCAGGTCTTTTACTGCGTCCAATTGTTCGGGCTTCGCCGAGACGCGCTCATATTCTCGGTATTGCGCTCGTATTTCCTGCAAGGTCGCGGTCATCTCTACGACGTCTGTGTCATTTGCGACGACCTGCTCCAAAGTGGTTTCAGGAACCGCGATCTCTTCCTCACGCTCCAACGATTGCTGGGCCGCTTCGAGCTGCACTTCGATGACCTGGCGCTCGACTTCCACGTCGGACAGTCGGGTCTCAAGCGATGCCAAGGGGCTGACTACCGGCTTCTCTTGCTTGCTGTGGAGTACGACGCCGATGTCCTTGCCCGTTACTTGTTTTGTCAGGGTCCGCACCCGTTCTTGCATCCGCTCCAGTTCGTGAACGCGGTCGGCTTTCAGCCGGTTAAGCGTTTCGATCATTTTCTGGGCTTCCAGGGTTGCCTCGCCCAGATGGTGGTTTAAATAGGTGTCCACGATGGCATTGCAAATCTTGG
Above is a genomic segment from Pirellulales bacterium containing:
- a CDS encoding polysaccharide biosynthesis tyrosine autokinase codes for the protein MMNSEPQSSPVNDRRELVPVGTPRATARRESARFSPPPSNGRITPAFILWVLSRWFAVAAPVALILGGAGAVVSWMAFKPKFEAEAWIRIEDRRPYVAFPSQEESKRFEKTQVETIRSPIVLSKCFSQPDIAQLPELKAELDPVKWAAKKLSIVGVADSELFRIKFQGPNPTNAAKICNAIVDTYLNHHLGEATLEAQKMIETLNRLKADRVHELERMQERVRTLTKQVTGKDIGVVLHSKQEKPVVSPLASLETRLSDVEVERQVIEVQLEAAQQSLEREEEIAVPETTLEQVVANDTDVVEMTATLQEIRAQYREYERVSAKPEQLDAVKDLTTRYKATASALAKRKAEIRQQGAKEIQAGLLASRKDKVEALTEELKQQKMLEQLLHDRLQAERAELEKNGDQALNLEFARNEMERAEEVFHRIADRIMALQTEKAAEARVSILSSATAPVEPVTTQTKFVAGVAGVLFVLPFALALLWELRVRRVATVDQLQDEARLPVLGEITEMPIRSMLPGRRADARFERQRSAFEESIAHLRTSLVLNDDTSNLQIFAVASAVSREGKTSVAAQLATNLAKASNQPTLLVDADLRDPDIHQVLGVALGPGLADVLSHKVSLEEAIVPSAIPNVWVLPAGQSPVSPHTLFTIDTYQSVLEALRAQYRYIVFDCPPLLSASEALTVAKSADGVMLCTRRDVSRVSQVRDARDRLIRAGAQLLGVVLSGVSAKNYAARYGGYGYATVVSETSFGSTDG